In Pedobacter sp. SL55, the following proteins share a genomic window:
- a CDS encoding c-type cytochrome, translated as MKIITIITCGAIYGLTFFSNSQEELAKSMARGKELYKESCITCHLANGEGVKGTFPPLAKADFLTKYPEKSIRAVKFGMSGAIKVNGVDYNNAMPPSGFADDEIADVMNYIRNSFGNKNTQLVTEKMVAAVKEK; from the coding sequence ATGAAAATCATTACAATAATAACCTGCGGAGCAATTTACGGTTTAACTTTCTTTTCTAATTCGCAAGAGGAGTTAGCTAAAAGTATGGCCAGAGGCAAAGAACTTTATAAAGAAAGCTGTATTACTTGCCACTTGGCAAATGGGGAAGGTGTAAAGGGCACTTTTCCTCCTTTAGCAAAAGCTGATTTTTTAACCAAGTACCCAGAAAAATCTATTCGTGCCGTTAAGTTTGGGATGAGTGGAGCTATCAAAGTAAATGGTGTTGACTATAACAATGCCATGCCCCCATCTGGCTTTGCCGATGATGAAATTGCAGATGTAATGAACTACATTAGAAATTCGTTTGGCAATAAAAATACACAACTAGTTACCGAAAAAATGGTAGCGGCAGTGAAAGAGAAATGA
- a CDS encoding type 1 glutamine amidotransferase domain-containing protein — protein MGKLSNKNIAILSENGFEESELFEPLNRLKEEGANVQIISSKKGSIKGMKDHEWSKEISVDNTLDQVSADDFHGLLLPGGVINPDALRGNENAVAFVKDFFQQGKPVAAICHGPQTLIDAEVVSGRTLTSYSSIKKDLINAGANWVDQEVVVDQGLVTSRNPQDIPAFNDKMVEEFAEGVHEEQHA, from the coding sequence ATGGGAAAGTTAAGCAATAAAAACATCGCCATTCTATCAGAAAATGGCTTCGAAGAATCAGAATTATTTGAACCACTTAATAGGTTAAAAGAAGAAGGTGCCAACGTGCAAATCATCTCTTCAAAAAAAGGAAGCATCAAGGGAATGAAAGATCACGAGTGGAGCAAGGAAATATCCGTAGATAACACGTTAGATCAAGTAAGCGCCGATGATTTTCATGGTCTTTTACTTCCTGGAGGAGTAATCAATCCAGATGCTTTAAGAGGAAATGAAAATGCAGTGGCATTTGTTAAAGATTTCTTCCAACAAGGCAAGCCTGTAGCGGCCATTTGCCATGGACCGCAAACACTAATTGATGCCGAAGTGGTATCAGGAAGGACTTTGACATCTTACAGCTCAATTAAGAAAGATTTAATTAACGCGGGTGCCAATTGGGTAGACCAAGAAGTGGTAGTAGACCAAGGTTTAGTAACTAGCCGCAATCCGCAAGATATACCAGCATTTAACGATAAAATGGTAGAAGAGTTTGCCGAAGGTGTGCACGAAGAACAGCACGCTTAA
- a CDS encoding PQQ-dependent sugar dehydrogenase has translation MKLQFKQPVKLLLMVAVVATSGLLMSHCNISSSNGELIEKNLKSETVVTGLNMPWSMAFLPDGRALVTERAGKLRIINGGVLDPQEVSGIPKVYYRGQGGLLDVALHPNYKENGWIYISYSSPKKEGEAGDDNGANTALMRAKLEGHQLTNIEHLYKASPNVRGGVHFGGKILFDSKGYVFLSLGERGQKENSQNLSKAQGKMVRLHEDGKIPTDNPFVKTKDALPEIWSYGHRNPQGLVMHPSNGTIWAHEHGPQGGDELNIVEKGKNYGWPLITYGIDYDNSIISDKTEAPGMEQPVIYWKPSIAPCGMTFINSPKFKEWNGDLLVGSLKFQNLEHLVIKGNKVVKKEIIFDKIGRVRDVKQGPDGNIYVVIENAGSIVKISPKA, from the coding sequence ATGAAACTTCAATTTAAGCAACCTGTAAAACTACTTTTGATGGTAGCGGTTGTTGCCACATCTGGCCTGTTAATGAGCCACTGCAATATTTCCTCTAGCAATGGGGAGCTTATCGAAAAAAATCTAAAATCAGAAACCGTAGTTACTGGTTTAAATATGCCATGGTCTATGGCTTTTTTGCCAGATGGCCGAGCTTTAGTAACGGAAAGGGCTGGGAAATTACGTATCATCAATGGAGGAGTGTTAGATCCGCAAGAGGTTTCGGGTATTCCAAAAGTATATTACCGGGGCCAAGGCGGTTTGTTAGATGTGGCGCTACATCCAAACTATAAAGAAAATGGATGGATTTACATCAGCTATTCTTCTCCTAAAAAAGAAGGCGAAGCTGGCGATGATAACGGCGCAAACACGGCTTTAATGCGTGCAAAATTGGAGGGACATCAATTAACGAACATTGAGCATTTGTATAAAGCAAGTCCGAATGTAAGAGGCGGCGTTCACTTTGGTGGCAAAATCTTGTTTGATAGTAAAGGTTATGTTTTTCTATCGTTAGGAGAACGCGGACAAAAAGAAAACTCCCAAAATTTGAGCAAAGCGCAAGGCAAAATGGTGCGTTTGCACGAGGATGGGAAAATCCCTACCGACAATCCGTTTGTGAAAACTAAAGATGCTTTACCAGAAATTTGGAGCTACGGACACAGAAACCCGCAAGGTTTGGTAATGCACCCAAGCAATGGCACCATTTGGGCGCATGAGCATGGCCCACAAGGTGGCGATGAGCTAAACATTGTTGAAAAAGGCAAAAACTATGGTTGGCCTTTAATTACTTACGGAATTGATTATGACAACTCTATCATCTCTGATAAAACCGAAGCCCCTGGCATGGAACAACCAGTAATTTATTGGAAACCTTCTATTGCGCCTTGCGGAATGACTTTCATAAACAGCCCTAAGTTTAAAGAATGGAATGGCGACTTGCTGGTAGGCTCGTTGAAGTTCCAAAACTTGGAGCATTTGGTAATAAAGGGCAATAAAGTAGTGAAGAAAGAGATCATCTTCGATAAAATTGGCAGAGTGAGAGATGTAAAACAAGGGCCAGATGGCAATATCTATGTAGTGATAGAAAATGCTGGTTCTATCGTAAAAATTAGCCCTAAAGCATAA
- a CDS encoding DUF86 domain-containing protein — protein sequence MHLSQIDFLLHILDECNYLFREYEGNSYDDFIENERLSKAICRSLEIIGEASSKLHPDLKSKYSFIPWREMSDLRNRIIHHYFGIDYDIVWDVLKSDIPVLKESIALLIAKEQE from the coding sequence ATGCATCTATCGCAAATTGATTTCCTCCTTCATATTTTAGATGAATGCAATTATCTCTTCCGAGAATATGAGGGAAATAGTTATGATGATTTTATAGAAAATGAAAGATTATCAAAAGCTATTTGCAGAAGTTTGGAAATTATTGGAGAGGCAAGTTCAAAACTACATCCAGATTTAAAATCAAAATATTCATTTATCCCTTGGAGAGAAATGAGTGATCTTAGAAACAGGATTATACATCATTACTTTGGTATTGATTATGATATTGTATGGGACGTGTTAAAGTCGGATATACCAGTGTTGAAGGAATCTATAGCGCTTCTGATAGCTAAAGAGCAAGAATAA
- a CDS encoding nucleotidyltransferase family protein: MELLKKEQILQELTARSSALAAFGVEQIGLFGSFVRDEATQESDIDLLVEIKKEFKTFRNFLALNYYLEEIFNRKVELITTQSLSPYIGPHILKTVEYASIAN, from the coding sequence ATGGAGTTACTTAAAAAAGAACAAATTTTACAAGAGCTAACGGCTAGAAGTAGTGCGCTTGCTGCATTCGGCGTAGAGCAAATTGGTCTTTTTGGCTCATTTGTTAGGGATGAAGCTACTCAAGAAAGCGATATTGATTTGTTGGTTGAAATAAAAAAAGAGTTTAAGACTTTTAGAAACTTCTTAGCCCTAAATTACTATTTGGAAGAAATTTTTAACCGCAAAGTAGAATTAATCACAACACAATCTTTAAGTCCATATATAGGCCCTCATATTTTAAAAACGGTAGAATATGCATCTATCGCAAATTGA
- a CDS encoding porin family protein, which yields MKKILILALGLFATGLTANAQSTDNLIKFGVKGGASFSNIIKDDGNNDFKTDYLVGFNAGVTLDIKLLENLAFTPELLYSTKGYKAETLGGSFKQTTHFIDVPILATIKLAPGFNLVAGPQVSFLMSTKNKFENGIIASEQEIIEDESDRFKKSILAGVIGTRIDLSDKVGIFGRYALDFQKTNENGERNTPEFKNQVFQVGLGLKF from the coding sequence ATGAAAAAAATACTTATCCTAGCATTAGGTTTGTTTGCTACAGGCCTTACCGCAAACGCTCAGTCAACAGATAATTTAATCAAATTTGGTGTTAAAGGTGGTGCCAGTTTTTCTAACATCATTAAAGACGATGGCAACAACGACTTTAAAACAGATTACCTAGTAGGCTTTAACGCTGGTGTAACCTTAGATATTAAGCTATTAGAAAATTTAGCTTTTACTCCAGAGCTTTTGTACTCTACCAAAGGTTATAAAGCAGAAACTTTGGGTGGCTCTTTTAAACAAACCACACACTTTATTGATGTGCCAATTTTAGCAACTATTAAGCTAGCGCCAGGTTTTAATTTAGTAGCTGGCCCGCAAGTATCTTTCTTAATGTCTACTAAAAACAAATTCGAGAATGGTATTATCGCTTCAGAGCAAGAAATTATCGAAGACGAATCTGATCGTTTTAAAAAGAGCATTCTTGCTGGTGTTATTGGTACTAGGATAGATTTAAGTGATAAAGTTGGAATTTTCGGCCGCTATGCACTAGACTTCCAAAAAACAAATGAAAACGGCGAACGTAATACGCCAGAATTTAAAAACCAAGTATTCCAAGTAGGTTTAGGTTTAAAATTCTAA
- a CDS encoding class I SAM-dependent methyltransferase: MANLLTDRDFWVKYWESKTDLSVVIPENYLFHRQLADIIAKNSVQTAIELGGFPGYYAVFLKKYLKLDVTLLDYFVHEPITHQLLQTNGLAKDDIHIIETDLFNYTPEKQYDLVLSCGLIEHFNDTADIINRHIQFLKPDGTLFITLPNFKALNGWFQKSFDKENYDKHNIDCMDPALLKSIVEKAGLEVKQAGYFGKFSIWLENEKEKSVAVRLFKKATWLVGKVFTKIFPFDCKQLSPYIVIEAKKL; this comes from the coding sequence ATGGCGAACTTACTAACCGATAGAGATTTCTGGGTAAAATACTGGGAAAGTAAAACCGATCTTTCGGTGGTAATTCCAGAGAATTATTTATTTCATCGCCAACTGGCAGATATTATTGCCAAAAACAGCGTGCAAACGGCAATAGAATTAGGCGGATTTCCGGGCTATTATGCTGTTTTTTTAAAAAAGTATTTGAAGCTGGATGTGACGTTGTTAGATTATTTCGTACATGAGCCAATTACACATCAGTTACTACAAACTAATGGCTTAGCTAAAGATGATATCCACATCATAGAAACAGATTTATTTAATTACACGCCAGAAAAACAGTATGATTTGGTATTAAGCTGCGGTTTAATCGAGCATTTTAATGATACTGCAGATATCATTAACAGGCACATCCAATTTCTAAAACCTGACGGGACTTTATTCATCACGCTACCCAATTTTAAGGCGTTGAATGGTTGGTTCCAAAAGAGTTTTGATAAAGAGAACTATGATAAGCACAATATCGATTGTATGGATCCAGCTTTGCTGAAGAGCATTGTAGAAAAAGCAGGCTTAGAGGTTAAACAAGCTGGTTATTTTGGTAAGTTTAGCATTTGGTTAGAAAACGAAAAAGAGAAGTCTGTAGCAGTAAGGTTATTTAAGAAAGCAACTTGGTTGGTAGGAAAGGTTTTTACTAAAATCTTCCCGTTTGATTGCAAGCAGCTATCGCCTTACATTGTTATTGAGGCTAAGAAGCTTTAA
- a CDS encoding glycosyltransferase family 2 protein, whose translation MLPKLSVITIVYNNAAAIERTMLSVLNQSYKNIEYVVIDGASTDGTLQIIKKYENRLAKLISEKDKGIYDAMNKGLTQATGDYVLFMNSGDEIYDLDTVEKVFATAPNADIYYGETEMYDENWNSLGQRRHQAPETFTWRSFKYGMSISHQAIYMKRSLTEPYDLRYKYSADIDWIIKIAKKASNIVNTHLYVAKYLVGGMSKQKHRESLKERFKIFSHYYGFVANVINHVVIAFNLGFYFLKHRRTND comes from the coding sequence ATGCTTCCCAAACTATCTGTAATTACCATCGTTTACAACAACGCCGCAGCTATTGAACGCACCATGCTTTCGGTATTGAACCAAAGCTATAAAAACATCGAATATGTGGTAATAGACGGCGCTTCTACAGATGGCACTTTACAAATCATCAAGAAATACGAAAACCGTTTAGCAAAGCTGATTTCTGAAAAAGACAAAGGCATTTACGATGCCATGAACAAAGGTTTGACACAAGCCACTGGCGATTACGTCTTGTTTATGAACTCTGGAGATGAAATTTATGACTTGGATACCGTTGAAAAAGTTTTTGCCACAGCACCAAATGCAGATATTTACTACGGCGAAACCGAAATGTACGATGAAAACTGGAATAGTTTAGGGCAACGCAGACACCAAGCACCAGAAACCTTTACTTGGCGCAGCTTTAAATATGGCATGAGCATCAGCCATCAGGCAATTTACATGAAACGCAGCTTAACAGAGCCTTATGATTTACGTTACAAATACAGCGCAGATATAGATTGGATCATCAAGATTGCCAAAAAAGCATCTAACATTGTAAATACCCACTTGTATGTTGCCAAATATTTGGTTGGTGGCATGAGCAAGCAAAAACATCGCGAAAGCCTAAAAGAACGTTTTAAAATTTTTAGCCATTACTATGGTTTTGTGGCTAACGTGATTAATCACGTGGTAATTGCTTTTAACTTAGGTTTCTATTTTTTAAAGCATAGAAGAACGAATGATTAA
- a CDS encoding S9 family peptidase translates to MKKPILTIATILTVFTLKAQNKPLTEQDYARAEQFLGYNIEPLVTEGASRPVWVGEQFWYLSKTNNGSQFLWVDPVKKTKKPLFDHQQLAVALSKATGKTYQASKLPFQSLAYDTDAATIKFVAEEQSWVYNINNNALTENKANSAAQMRGRMVATPETISPDGKKAVFIKDWNLWVKDIASKKETQLTFDGVKDYGYATDNAGWKTSDRAIVKWSLDSKKLVTYQQDQRHLKDMYLVTTNVGSPTLKAWKYPLPGDKEIAKLRRVVIDVENAKVVSLQIPLDEHRSSLSDDITEGPQLADVDWNADGSEFAFLSTSRDHKIAKLQIANATTGAVREVFTETVKTHFESGVNAINWCYLPKTNEILWYSERDNWGHLYLYDAKTGKVKNQITKGNWLVGRLLKVDEKNRLLYFTGYGREQGNPYFSYLYKIGFDGKGLTLLTPDQGNHQVSFSPGFNYIIDTYSQPNVPGVTVLRDIKGKKIEELGRTDITRLQEKGWKAPDVVKLIAADGKTDIYGLVFTPTKMEAGKKYPVVDYIYPGPQGGSVGSWSFSAARADHQALAELGFIVVLIEGTSNPMRSKSYHDMNYGNMGENTLPDQITAIKQLAEKYPIDLDKVGIWGHSGGGFATAAALFRYPDFFKVGVSQAGNHDNRNYEDDWGERYNGLLENSDYEAQANQNYAKNLKGKLMLAHGMMDNNVPPYNVYLVIDALNKANKDYDLVLFPHSGHGFGAYNPYMMRRRWDYFVKHLQGVATPKEYNLRGANQVQK, encoded by the coding sequence ATGAAAAAACCTATATTAACCATTGCTACTATTTTAACTGTTTTTACTTTGAAAGCGCAAAATAAACCGCTAACCGAACAAGATTATGCCAGAGCCGAACAATTTTTAGGCTATAACATTGAACCTTTAGTAACCGAAGGAGCCAGTAGGCCAGTTTGGGTTGGAGAACAGTTTTGGTATTTGAGCAAAACTAATAATGGAAGTCAGTTTTTGTGGGTAGATCCGGTTAAAAAAACGAAGAAGCCGCTTTTTGATCATCAGCAATTGGCTGTGGCATTAAGTAAAGCAACAGGAAAAACCTACCAAGCAAGCAAATTGCCATTTCAAAGCCTAGCTTATGATACAGATGCAGCCACAATCAAATTTGTCGCAGAAGAACAATCGTGGGTTTACAATATCAATAACAATGCTTTAACCGAGAACAAAGCAAATAGCGCTGCACAAATGCGTGGAAGAATGGTTGCTACGCCAGAGACCATATCGCCCGATGGCAAAAAAGCCGTTTTTATTAAAGATTGGAACTTATGGGTAAAAGACATCGCCTCTAAAAAAGAAACCCAACTCACTTTTGATGGGGTAAAAGATTATGGTTACGCAACCGATAATGCAGGCTGGAAAACGAGCGATAGGGCTATTGTAAAGTGGTCGCTAGATTCTAAAAAGCTCGTTACCTACCAACAAGATCAACGTCATTTAAAGGATATGTATTTGGTTACTACCAACGTAGGTTCGCCAACGTTAAAAGCTTGGAAATATCCGTTGCCTGGCGATAAAGAGATTGCCAAACTGCGCAGGGTGGTTATTGATGTAGAAAATGCGAAAGTAGTAAGCCTGCAAATACCTTTGGATGAGCATAGGAGTTCGTTAAGCGACGACATTACCGAAGGCCCCCAGTTGGCAGATGTAGATTGGAATGCTGATGGCAGCGAGTTTGCATTTTTATCGACCTCCCGCGATCATAAAATTGCTAAATTACAAATTGCCAATGCTACTACAGGCGCCGTTAGAGAGGTTTTTACGGAAACCGTGAAAACGCATTTCGAATCGGGAGTAAACGCAATTAATTGGTGTTACTTGCCTAAAACTAACGAAATTTTATGGTACTCCGAGCGTGACAATTGGGGCCATCTGTATTTATACGATGCCAAAACCGGAAAAGTAAAAAATCAAATTACCAAAGGAAATTGGTTGGTAGGCCGATTGCTAAAAGTAGATGAAAAAAATAGGCTGCTTTATTTTACTGGCTACGGTAGGGAGCAAGGTAATCCATATTTTTCTTATTTGTATAAAATTGGTTTTGATGGTAAAGGCCTCACTTTACTAACTCCAGATCAAGGCAACCACCAAGTATCTTTCTCTCCTGGTTTTAATTACATCATAGATACCTACTCACAGCCCAACGTTCCCGGCGTTACTGTTTTAAGAGATATAAAAGGTAAAAAGATTGAAGAATTGGGCCGCACAGATATTACTAGGTTGCAAGAAAAAGGATGGAAAGCGCCAGATGTAGTGAAGTTAATTGCTGCCGATGGTAAAACGGATATCTATGGCTTGGTTTTTACACCAACTAAAATGGAAGCAGGCAAAAAATATCCAGTAGTAGATTATATTTATCCAGGGCCGCAGGGCGGAAGTGTGGGCAGTTGGTCGTTCTCGGCAGCTAGGGCCGACCACCAAGCATTGGCAGAACTGGGCTTTATTGTGGTTTTAATAGAAGGAACCAGCAACCCCATGCGATCAAAAAGTTACCACGATATGAATTATGGCAACATGGGCGAAAATACTTTGCCAGATCAAATTACGGCAATTAAGCAGCTGGCAGAGAAATATCCGATAGATTTAGATAAAGTTGGGATTTGGGGGCACTCGGGTGGTGGTTTTGCTACGGCTGCTGCGCTGTTCCGTTATCCAGATTTCTTTAAGGTTGGCGTATCGCAAGCTGGTAACCACGACAATAGAAATTACGAGGATGATTGGGGCGAGCGTTACAATGGTTTGCTAGAAAATTCAGATTATGAGGCGCAGGCCAATCAAAATTATGCTAAAAACCTAAAAGGAAAACTAATGCTGGCGCACGGAATGATGGATAATAATGTGCCTCCGTATAATGTGTACTTGGTAATTGATGCTTTAAACAAAGCTAACAAAGATTACGATTTAGTGCTTTTTCCGCATAGCGGACATGGTTTTGGTGCATACAACCCCTACATGATGCGCCGCCGCTGGGATTACTTTGTGAAACATTTACAAGGTGTAGCAACGCCGAAAGAATATAATTTGCGAGGGGCAAATCAAGTGCAGAAATAA
- a CDS encoding glycoside hydrolase family 3 protein, which yields MNKKILYAFGLISFLTVGKASAQQASYLDLLKQQPHWVDSVFNKLSTKHKIAQLFFVRAHTNLSKAYQDSVGKVIKREKLGGVVFFQGGPVRQAVLTNKYQSKSKIPLIISIDGEWGLGMRLDSTISYPYQMALGAVQNKELLYKMGLEVAKDFKRLGIQMNLAPDVDVNNNAKNPVINFRSFGENKYNVAEKSAVYLKGMQEGGLLVSIKHFPGHGDTDVDSHYDLPQLKFTKERLDTLELYPFKELIKKGAAGVMIAHMNIPSLDATPNLPSTLSKPIVTDLLKNELGFKGLIISDAMDMKGVTKYYKDGEAEVMGIIAGNDILELAHNTKEAVKKIKQAIKDERISMERIDESVKKVLIAKYWAGLNVKPQIDENNVVEDINRPESQALVQQLADASVTLLKSRDGISSLTPKKRTVIINVGTTQATTFQNEIVGTYKNSIAFNVDRNANAATIAGIMKQIQDDDQIVMAIVDTRTRPGNNIPLGKDVKDLITTLSARNAMVAFFANPYNLANLPGIEMARSIVVAYQKEDFMQKAAAAVFTKKLMPTGKLPVTVNGFFKYGDGL from the coding sequence ATGAACAAAAAAATTCTTTACGCATTTGGCTTAATATCCTTTTTAACTGTAGGAAAGGCTAGTGCACAACAAGCATCTTATCTAGATTTACTAAAGCAACAACCCCACTGGGTAGACTCTGTTTTTAATAAACTAAGTACCAAGCATAAAATTGCACAACTGTTTTTTGTGAGGGCACATACCAATTTAAGTAAAGCCTATCAAGATTCGGTAGGTAAGGTAATAAAGAGAGAAAAATTAGGTGGCGTAGTATTTTTTCAAGGCGGACCTGTTAGGCAAGCCGTTTTAACCAATAAATACCAAAGCAAATCTAAAATCCCACTTATCATTTCTATTGATGGCGAATGGGGCTTGGGTATGCGCTTAGATAGTACCATTTCTTATCCTTACCAAATGGCTTTAGGAGCAGTACAAAATAAAGAATTGTTGTACAAAATGGGCTTAGAGGTAGCTAAAGACTTTAAACGCTTAGGCATACAGATGAATTTGGCGCCAGATGTAGATGTAAATAACAATGCAAAAAATCCGGTAATTAATTTCCGCTCTTTTGGCGAAAACAAATATAACGTAGCCGAAAAAAGTGCCGTTTATTTAAAAGGCATGCAAGAAGGTGGTTTGCTGGTAAGCATTAAACATTTTCCTGGCCATGGCGATACCGATGTAGATTCGCATTATGATTTGCCACAGCTTAAATTTACCAAAGAGCGTTTAGATACCTTAGAACTTTATCCGTTTAAAGAACTGATTAAAAAGGGGGCAGCAGGAGTAATGATTGCGCACATGAATATCCCCTCTTTAGATGCTACACCTAACTTGCCGTCTACTTTATCGAAACCTATTGTTACTGATTTGTTGAAAAACGAACTGGGTTTTAAAGGTTTGATTATTTCTGATGCAATGGACATGAAAGGCGTAACCAAATACTATAAAGATGGCGAAGCGGAAGTAATGGGTATAATAGCTGGTAATGATATTTTAGAGTTGGCGCACAATACCAAAGAAGCAGTAAAGAAAATAAAACAGGCCATTAAAGATGAGCGCATTAGCATGGAGCGCATTGATGAAAGCGTAAAAAAGGTGCTTATCGCAAAATATTGGGCAGGTTTAAACGTAAAACCGCAAATTGATGAGAACAATGTGGTAGAAGACATTAACCGCCCAGAAAGCCAAGCATTGGTACAGCAGCTTGCCGATGCCAGTGTAACTTTGCTCAAAAGTCGTGATGGCATTTCGAGCTTGACACCAAAGAAAAGAACAGTAATTATTAATGTTGGTACTACACAGGCAACTACTTTTCAAAACGAAATAGTTGGGACTTACAAAAATTCGATTGCATTTAATGTAGATAGAAATGCCAACGCAGCTACTATTGCAGGTATAATGAAACAAATTCAAGATGATGATCAAATTGTGATGGCCATTGTGGATACGAGAACGCGTCCGGGAAATAACATCCCTTTGGGTAAAGATGTGAAAGATTTAATCACAACTTTATCAGCCAGAAATGCAATGGTGGCTTTCTTTGCCAATCCTTACAACTTGGCCAACCTGCCAGGAATAGAAATGGCTAGATCTATTGTAGTAGCCTACCAAAAAGAAGATTTTATGCAAAAAGCTGCGGCGGCGGTATTTACTAAAAAATTAATGCCAACTGGAAAACTCCCGGTTACGGTAAATGGTTTCTTTAAGTACGGCGATGGCTTGTAA
- a CDS encoding glycosyltransferase — MKVVHLNTYDGNGGAGRACLRLSDALNSIGIDSKVLVYYQFGKNSSIHNLSKSPIAKAKAVFNILSERYLAKAFSKSDVKTPFSLQWFGKSLLKNKLVQEADLIHIHWVNHGFLSPKFLAELDELEKPIVWTFHDSNAFTGGCHVRYSCENFHRQCGNCPLLKMSGPKDISHQTWKRKQKAYSEVNFHVVAPSNWMAQSVKESSLLGLRHTSVIPNTIEVDVFKPYVKAEAKKILKIAPEKFVLMSGFMPSKNDKHKGTQYLIDALFELSRRPEIPNEQIELVIFGNKDEANVPKFPFKTTFLGTINKDEHLAKCYAAADAFITPSLEDNLPNTVMESLACATPVIAFTTGGIPDMVKHLQNGYLARYQDASDLADGIEWLFLHEQREEIQKEARRTVLSTFAPSVIAEQHAALYLKLLDDMPK, encoded by the coding sequence TTGAAAGTAGTACACCTAAATACTTATGATGGTAACGGCGGCGCTGGAAGAGCTTGCTTACGTTTAAGCGATGCGCTGAATAGCATTGGCATCGACTCTAAAGTGCTGGTTTATTACCAATTTGGTAAAAATTCGAGCATCCACAACCTAAGCAAAAGCCCAATTGCCAAAGCCAAAGCTGTGTTTAATATCCTATCAGAACGATATTTGGCCAAAGCTTTTTCAAAATCAGACGTTAAAACTCCATTTTCTTTACAATGGTTCGGCAAAAGTTTGCTCAAAAACAAATTGGTTCAAGAAGCAGATTTAATCCACATCCATTGGGTTAACCACGGTTTTTTAAGCCCGAAGTTTTTAGCAGAACTTGATGAACTAGAAAAACCCATTGTATGGACTTTCCACGACAGCAATGCCTTTACCGGCGGTTGCCATGTGCGTTACAGCTGCGAGAACTTTCACAGGCAGTGCGGTAATTGTCCGTTGTTAAAAATGAGCGGCCCAAAAGATATTTCGCACCAAACCTGGAAACGCAAACAAAAAGCATATTCAGAAGTTAATTTTCATGTGGTGGCACCAAGCAATTGGATGGCACAATCGGTAAAAGAAAGTAGTTTATTAGGTTTAAGACATACCTCTGTCATCCCAAACACCATAGAGGTAGATGTTTTTAAGCCCTACGTAAAAGCCGAGGCAAAGAAAATATTGAAGATAGCTCCAGAAAAGTTTGTGCTAATGAGCGGTTTTATGCCATCTAAAAACGACAAACACAAAGGAACACAGTATTTAATTGATGCTTTATTTGAACTATCTCGCCGACCAGAAATTCCGAACGAACAAATAGAATTGGTAATTTTTGGAAATAAGGATGAAGCTAACGTCCCAAAATTTCCTTTTAAAACCACCTTTTTGGGCACCATTAACAAAGACGAACATTTGGCCAAATGCTACGCTGCCGCCGATGCTTTCATCACGCCGTCTTTGGAGGATAACTTACCGAATACCGTAATGGAAAGTTTGGCCTGTGCTACGCCTGTAATTGCATTTACTACGGGCGGCATTCCGGATATGGTAAAGCATTTGCAAAATGGCTATTTAGCTCGCTACCAAGATGCTTCAGATTTAGCTGATGGTATAGAATGGTTGTTTTTGCACGAACAGCGAGAAGAAATACAAAAAGAAGCCAGAAGAACGGTTTTAAGTACCTTCGCCCCATCGGTAATTGCCGAGCAACATGCCGCTTTGTATTTAAAGTTGTTAGATGATATGCCGAAATAA
- a CDS encoding GIY-YIG nuclease family protein, giving the protein MQRGGLVYILTNKSNKVLYVGVTSDIAHRIWQHKNHIYPNSFTAKYNCEKLVYYCFYPTIEEAIFEEKRIKGGSRLAKITLIKGINPHWKDLYDEINF; this is encoded by the coding sequence ATGCAAAGAGGCGGATTAGTCTACATTCTAACCAATAAATCTAATAAGGTGCTATATGTTGGTGTAACGTCTGATATTGCACATAGAATTTGGCAACATAAAAACCATATTTATCCAAATAGTTTTACGGCAAAATATAACTGCGAAAAATTAGTTTATTATTGTTTTTATCCAACAATAGAAGAAGCAATTTTTGAAGAAAAAAGAATTAAAGGAGGAAGCAGATTAGCTAAAATAACTTTGATAAAAGGCATTAATCCGCATTGGAAAGATTTGTATGATGAAATCAATTTCTAA